A single Entelurus aequoreus isolate RoL-2023_Sb linkage group LG11, RoL_Eaeq_v1.1, whole genome shotgun sequence DNA region contains:
- the LOC133660701 gene encoding fucolectin-like, translated as MTSSRLPAIFRMIFVVVALTLLAITKETHSLQDNNIARGGHVWQSSSLYKTSGPQRAIDGNRASHWGHGSCTHTKRDMKPWWRLDLQKMYKINTVTITNRKDCCHKRINGAEIRIGDSLNDNGNANPRCTVIVSIRAGVSKTFACNGMTGRYVNIVIPGRQEYLTLCEVEVDGEEFNEDSSEIAC; from the exons ATGACATCTTCCAGGTTACCTGCGATCTTCAG GATGATATTTGTAGTTGTGGCCCTCACCTTGTTGGCTATAACAAAAGAGACACACAGCTTGCAGG ATAATAATATTGCCAGGGGCGGACACGTTTGGCAATCCTCCTCATTGTATAAGACATCAGGTCCTCAAAGGGCCATTGATGGAAATCGTGCAAGCCATTGGGGCCATGGGTCTTGTACTCACACAAAGAGAGATATGAAACCATGGTGGAGATTGGACCTCCAGaagatgtacaaaataaacactgTCACTATTACAAACAGAAAAGATTGTTGTCATAAGCGGATTAATGGAGCGGAGATCCGCATTGGTGACTCCCTCAATGACAATGGCAATGCTAATCCTAG ATGTACAGTGATCGTGTCCATCCGGGCTGGTGTCTCCAAAACATTTGCGTGCAACGGAATGACAGGCCGCTATGTTAACATAGTGATTCCTGGAAGGCAGGAATACCTGACACTGTGTGAGGTGGAAGTAGATGGGGAAGAGTTCAATGAGGATTCCAGTGAGATTGCTTGCTAA